From the genome of Megalopta genalis isolate 19385.01 chromosome 13, iyMegGena1_principal, whole genome shotgun sequence:
aatgaccttaggtaTCCCCCCACTTTCGGCGGTTAAAGTAATTatagaacaccctgtatgtattcCATACTGAAGAAATAAGGATATGAATTTCACGCTATGATACCTCTttcaaaaaaattttttttgttatgcaaaaaatttatttacaaaattaatttctgcGGATTTAAATTCAGTGTAAAAAATGCTATAAAAACATATatctaaacaaatttttttaaagtagaaaacattttcaaaagcgaaaaaaaatgtttcgaacaaaagtgatgcatatttTTACGCGGAATATAATTccgtaataaaaaatataggtttatCATAAGAAAAGCAAGATGACCATGAAATGACCATTTGATTCCCCACTCGAAATACTAACGGACATGTGTcagtatatttttttaaatcacaTGTCTACGACATCTTTTACAATCTCAAGTTAAatggaacaccctatatatgtatatggaaGTTTTActtatacaatacaatataaggGTTTTAGCAATAAAAAAATTGCcgcaatataataaaatatatttaataataatttaaaaataaaatatgacCATTATTCTACATTATGTTAGTTAAACGCTGTATTGCACTTTAATTGGCTGAAGGTTCATCTACTTCGGATAAACCTGATTCATCAAGCATGTTTccactttttctctttctcgccATTTCTCATTTTACCATAATAAACTGCGGCTACAAACACCGCGCGGATACGTCtttatttacttattacttTATTTACTTATCAACTATAAGTAAGATTTGTGCAAAAATCCTTTGTTCCAGATATTCGAAAATGGTGGTGACGCACGGGTTGATCTTATTACTGATGATTCCCCAGTTCTTCTCAAGTCGAGTAGTCGAGATCGGTGGTAACGACGAAAATATCGACAACGCCTTAATCAAAACCGCAGAGACTCGAAGCCCAACCTGCAATGGGGACGATAGCCTCATACTTTCGAATTTAAATTACACAGAAATTCCAATCGATCTCATTAGGAACGGCACCATTAGACAAATAAATTTAGAAGGCAACAAAATAAGGGACATATCCGCTGACAAATTCAATGGCGTTCCAAATTTAGAATGCTTGAATCTGGCATCCAACGAGATTACATTAAGCCAAGTACTAAGTTTGAAAAATATGAGTGCGAGAACTTTGGTCCTGGATGATCTGAGTGTACCGATCAAGGACAAGTTAGGCAACGAGGGAGGGTACTTTCCCAATGTGGAAAATCTTTCCTTGAATAAGATCAATCGTTTTGCTGTTACAACTTCTTTCAAAGATATGTTTCCTCGGCTTGATAGATTATTTTTGATGCAGATTCCTAATATCCAAGCAGCGTTCGATTTTGTCACAGAATATCTACCGGGCACATTACGGCACTTGCATTTACAGAACAGCGGGTTAGATAGTCTTAATTTGTATAGCGTGGGCAACCTACAGTCTTTATATCTCGACGGAAACAATCTTAGGGACGGCTTTAGAATAGCAGGGGACGCTAACAATCTACAAGTTGTATCGTTAAGAAGATGTGGTTTTACTGCAAATTACATAAAAGTGTTCTTTCCATATTCTCGACATGCTTTAACGTTTCTCGATTTATCCGAGAATCTGATGGATTATCTACCTATAAACATGCTCGAACGGGCTATCAATCTTGAGACATTGGGTCTGAGTAAAAACGAGTTCACGCAAATACCAGACCTTAAAAGGCAATCGCGACTACGCATATTGTTGTTGAGCTACAACAATATAAGCCTCCCAAGTCAGATGGCGGACTTGCTACCAACTTCCTTAAGAATACTGAGTCTTCGAGGCAATAATATAACTTCTATCGGTGAAAAAACGTTTGAGAAACTTACTGAACTCGAAGAGCTCGATTTGTCAGAAAACAAACTGGCACTTCTGCCTCCTACGTGGACACACGATTTGAAGAATCTCAAACGCTTACTTTTAAACTCGAATATGTTCAAGCATTTTGCAGACATATCGTTGACACCAGCTTTAAGTAATTTGCAGAACGTGTATGTGGCACGAAATACAATGACAGAGATCTCCGAACGTGAATGGTCTACGATACCTGAAAATACTACAGTCCATATGTAAAACAGTGTTTCTTATCTAAAATGCAGGAAGTTTTTAACTCGAACTTGTCTTCCACCTCCTTCGCCAGCCTTAAATTCTGCATTTTCTTTCCTCCTCCAACCAGTACCTCCCACCTTTCATCTCTCCACCTATCCTAAAATTCACTGCCCTTTTCCATCTATGTTTCATTTGCCCTTTCATTAAATTCCCAGGCATTCTCTTGCCTTTTACCACTTGTTGCACCTCGATTTCCTTATTTTCTCCCATCTTTCCTTTTCCTGTATCATTCTCTCCCTCTCCACCAGCATGATATAATTGTCCTGTTCCACAATACCAAAATGTGCCTCTCCCGAAATCATTCAACTTTACAGCGTCCTTATAGCATGTGGAGTCCACTTCAGGAATAGGTTCTACacatgaaaataataaaacgcATCCCTATCCAACATTGTTCTTGAATTATGGTGAGTTTCTTCTTCAACACACCGTACTTGCTCGTCTTCAAGGTAAATGTTCGAAATGAGCTCCTTATATTTAAACACAAGCCTGGCAACGTTTACCCTTTCCATTTGTTCAAAACGCCTTCAGCGGTGCGTTCAATTACAAAGAGCTCATTTCGAATATTTGTCGTGAAGATTAGCAAATACGATATGTTAAAGAAGAAACTCGTCCCCATAACTCGAAAGCAaaatcgaataagacatatatttatataaagatTTTTTCATTGTTTTTATGTGTAGAATCTATTCCTGAAGTGGATCCCACATTCTAAGGGGCACTCTGGATATAAACATTCTTTgctagatataataataataataaaaatcgaggTGGTAATATCTGTTTACTAATATTGGACATATAAGTAGTGTGCAAAACGTACAATTTTACTTTGGACTTTACGATTTTGTATTTAGAACGCCGTATCTTAGCACAGAATTATCTAAAACGAATAACATTTTGGATTTGGGAGCTTTAAAATCGTCTCAGTTTATAGCAAACCAAACTTTCTCAGTATATATTAAACttaagaaattgaattttggcTATGGAACGCTGCTTGGCATCTTTGTCTATGAATATCGAAAAATCAACAAGAGATTAAGCCGTAATTAATTTAGCTTTTAAATTGAGAAACTTTTTATGTTATCtactaattatatttttaagaaTATCTCGTCTTACTTAAAGAACTAAAAAAATTAAAACGTGACACTTATAACATTATGTCGTTATTCCGTAAAAAATAATGAAGTCTTCAATATGGTTTTtgctttttttttcattttatgtaAGTATAGTTATCAGCTTAATTATAAGATATGTATCCGGCATGTATTTAACACATATTAGATTTTGTTCGGTTGTTTGCACGCTATTAAATGGAAAAAATAAGGCAAAagctaacaaaataaaaatgttaccaCATAACTGAACACTTAGAAAGTATCCAGTATGCAGCATCACTTCTTTCTTGTATCTCATAAGTACTGGTTGCCCGTAAAATATATAACCCCTTTTTCAACACCTTGTAAATTATATAGCATcaataatataaatgatttaataaataattgaacaaCAATCTATGACAAGTTcgtttattatatcattattttgTATTAGGAATTATTACAAATGTATAAATGTTAATAATTTATGAGAGATATTAAAAGAGTTTAGAGAAGTTACTGCTTGTACACAATCCAACAAGAAAATTGCCCTTCTTCTTAAAAATGTATTCCAAATGCAACCTTTAAACTGATAATCTGCTAATAGCAACACAACATAGATAAAGCTATGAATTTCTATCTTACTTAGTCAACTTAACGAATTTATTTTCTTCGTTTTATGGTCATAATTTCATCAAAAGTTTTGAAGACACGTAAAATAATATGAAAGagcatatttaataaattatttcgttaaagaAAGATATACCACAATGACAAGAATTGTTCAAATATAGTAGAATGAAACTTACAATATTATGAATGTGTGATCCTCGTTAGAATATGGGTGAATTCAAGTTTGGACTGCTTGGAGTCGAAACAGGTGTTGATGGAGTACCTGGTGGTGAAGCTTCCAACGGACATACCAAATTACCATAATCTACTTCGTTTTTGCTTTTTTTACGTTTCAATGTAAACTGAGATTTTTTTGGTATCTAAATTGTATATTAACAAGCTTCATTGTAATTGTCACATTTCTGTATTTAAGTACATATAGAAATTTACATACCTTTAAGCGAGCAGTAAGCGTTAGTGGCACAAATCCTAAAGTACTCtcaatttctctttttctttgtaCAACTTCTCTACCCAGAATTTGATTAAAGTGTGTGGTCAAATGTCTGCGAAGAAGCGTTTTTCCAGGAGAAATACTAAGTAATGCAGCTAATAATTCAGAAGTAAATCTTCCCTCATACACCATCAAACCACCATGTACCCCAGATCCTCTCATATTAGGAGCATATTCTGCTAGATCTACTACTCTCAACCATTCCATTACTCGATGATTAGTCCAAAGATGAATATTATCACCATCGGCTCCATTACCATTTGTTGATCTTCTTTCAAGATTATCAAACTCAAAATTTAATTCTCGCAAGACCTTTAGAAAAGTAAAAATTATCAATATGTTAGTGTATCTTTAACACCCGCACAGTAAAGCGTTGTATAAGTCTTATGAAATTATAACATCTTTTGAGTACAAATTAAATGGTATAAAAACTTTTCAGTAAAAGAAGATTTTGTTCATCATATTATCAGTTTAGGAGATACGACAAACAATCATTgacttttaaaataaattcaatataTGTCTTTTTTGCTAGATTATTTGGTACCATGAGCAAAGTACTATTCATTATGCATATAGTTTTACAAAGGAAATGGAAGAAATAGCATCTGTGTTGAAAATATCAATAATCCGTAAATCTGATAGTTTTAAAATGATCACCGTCCGTATAGTTGGCTGAGTCTTTACTTTACTACAATGGAATTAATTGATACAGTCTTTGCAAGTATATGTCATAAAAGGTACCTGAATGCCTCGTCTTAAGCTTGCAGCATGTAATTGTGCATTCACTCCAAGATTTAATAAATCTTCAGTAGTCAATCTGTGTAACATTCTTCCATCAATTTTACCATTCTGAAATGCCTCCTTATGTTGTGGTAAACCTATATCATCAAGCCATCGTAAAACTGCAGCATTATCCatctataattaaataaatatttacaattcATATTCTATATATAAAGAAAGTAAAGTAAAGAATTGAAAAGACAAATCAAATTAGTAATCACAACTTTATGGTCACCTTATCAGATCCAAGAAAATCAACTCCATCAGATTTTTCCGACTCTATCGCGTACAATAACTTCTTCCTGTGAAGAATATTCTTAATTTCTAATTCCTTTTCGATTTGTTGAGGAGAAGATTCAATTAATTTTGTCCCAGTGGCGCCCCACCGCCTCAATTCACATGTATAACATTCTAATCCTAAATTTGTGAGCCATCCTTTAATTTCTTCCATTGATAATTCTATCAAAGGCTTCTGTGTGATTACTTGTAATCGGCAGTTTGAGCTTTCTATAATAACGTTCTTCTCTTCTTCAGCTAAAGAAGATACAAAAAAAGCTCAATTAGAAAATATTACAGTAGATGTTAATGTTTTTCTTATGACGGTAGGTTTCCGTAATAGcagaatataatattaaaaaggaAAATAACGTTAATAGGCTGATCAATATTCTTTGATAATGTCATCAATTGAATGATTAGATTATTTGATGTtgcatataaatgatattctacaatataagtgaaatacaTATTATTTTCTGAAGCCAGGAATACATACAAATTTCCCATGCAGTAAATAAGAAGCGGCTTTATAAAACAAAGGGCCTAGCCGATTAAGATGGTCAATTTTGCCCTTAGAGGTTTTTTAATGGCTATTATACCGTTCGATAATTGACCAAGAAAAACTCATTGTTTTcgagatatcttcaattttCCGATTTTTGGGGGGAGTTTTCCACTTTttataaccacagcttgcaaccgaaaaatctgaaaaaattctataatatgcGGCTTGATGTCTGAAATAAACcacattttttcaaaattttaaaagaTCACCGAAGGAGAAAATGGGCGGAAAAACGCCTAGATCTAATTTACCCTGTAATTATCCTCACGGGCAAGTtacagggttgaaattttgcctAGATAAGTTTTTCATGGTCAGCTACCAAACGGTATAATACTTAGTAAAAAACCTCCAAGAGCAATTTTGACCACCTTAATCGGCTAGACCCTTTATTGATTGACGAACtactagcttaaaatcaatattaAGTTATTGGTCATGATTGCCTGTCACATAAAAAGAATAAACGATAAATGCATTTTTGTAAAACATTTGATAATGCATGCCTAGAGAAAAATCGCAACCTAGAGTAGGCGCAGACAGACATCTCGCGGAGGCTCCTCTAATGGCCAATGGTACTGTTGTGTGTGTTCCAGAAGCTAAACTGGGAACCTTACCGAACACTACGCCTTTCTTTGAAGAACTCAGGGGCCTAGGGAGACTACTATATTGGCTGGTATGCCTTCCGAATTTCTCTCCCTGCAATAAATACGTCTGTAgtgaaaaaaaatgcaaaaacttTGATTTCTTTAAACGTTATCTTAATCTCCACAATACTAACTAACTGATGGTCTTGCAGAAGACTATGGTCAGGACCACGCATACTTGTCAAGATGCCTTAATTTGCCTAGATATTTCAAAATTTATATTTGACCGATTAATTTGAAATGTACTTCGTACGACTATTATAGTTGGtgctataatttaataaaaataattttatgttCTAATGGAACATTAATCcacgaaatatttaaaaatgtgtACTTATACTAAATAAGAAACTACTGTCATGTTTAATGATATTGTTAGAAATAATGGGATCGTAACAaccatttaaaaaataaaattattgttgAGGAAAAAATATGAAACATATTCTTCTGGATATTTTTTTGAGAACGGAAATCAACCTACACCGGTTCCTTTGCTTATACTATAAGTTTTATAAAAACTACCACTAAACAAAGTCCTGCATTACAATGAGGGCAAAAATATACAGtgtctttttttcttttgtgtTTTGAGCATACCGCGCATCTTCTTTGTGGCCTCACTCGCGCTGAGTAAACACGAAGAAAATCCCGTTATGTAGTCAAAATTCCGTAGTCGCGGCCAAATTCTTCAAAAAGGACGCGACATGAAAATTGCGAAGAAGAGAGCGCGACAGGACTACAGAAACGACCCGATTCGTCAGCAAGGCTACGCAATGGTAGAGTCGATACTCTAGCGGCAGTCATGTTTGGGTATAATTCTCCTTGCAATAACTAAGGCAAATAAACTTAACTACAAAGTAGAATTTCTTCAATTCATTCACACAAACACTTACATACGTACTTCCTCATACTgttaattttaaattttaatttcttgtACTTATATTTTGCTTCTCTGAATGTAGtaatgtttaaaattatttagtGCCTTATTAACATTACTTATATTCAATacgatataaaattaatttgagCTATTGAATAAATGTGTTATACATATATTGAAATCGGTTAAAGAACAGATTTGACTATCTCATCCAATTAAGTCCTTTATATCAAGACCTTGTTTAGAAAATGGGATTTTCaatatacttttatacttttatacaaGTAattgaaatgaacattttattactactactatatttAAATTAACTTACGTTTAAGACAGGACTTGTACTGTGAAGTGCAAGATTTTCATGTTCTAAACTAG
Proteins encoded in this window:
- the LOC117224859 gene encoding lumican; its protein translation is MVVTHGLILLLMIPQFFSSRVVEIGGNDENIDNALIKTAETRSPTCNGDDSLILSNLNYTEIPIDLIRNGTIRQINLEGNKIRDISADKFNGVPNLECLNLASNEITLSQVLSLKNMSARTLVLDDLSVPIKDKLGNEGGYFPNVENLSLNKINRFAVTTSFKDMFPRLDRLFLMQIPNIQAAFDFVTEYLPGTLRHLHLQNSGLDSLNLYSVGNLQSLYLDGNNLRDGFRIAGDANNLQVVSLRRCGFTANYIKVFFPYSRHALTFLDLSENLMDYLPINMLERAINLETLGLSKNEFTQIPDLKRQSRLRILLLSYNNISLPSQMADLLPTSLRILSLRGNNITSIGEKTFEKLTELEELDLSENKLALLPPTWTHDLKNLKRLLLNSNMFKHFADISLTPALSNLQNVYVARNTMTEISEREWSTIPENTTVHM